One segment of Streptomyces sp. XD-27 DNA contains the following:
- the pssA gene encoding CDP-diacylglycerol--serine O-phosphatidyltransferase, with the protein MTVIDPETQAPTWVPEADEDEDTEDMPLSTRLSIADTLTLGNATCGFMAVYFTTTGVLIPHMTGNEDGGMARHSAATAVMLMLLASVFDLFDGLVARKLRSSAMGAELDNLSDLISFGLAPAYFVLVWGMVADGAHQRVSAVAAIVVLLAVVLRLARFSCVTLRDGVFQGMPSPFGALTVVSVVLLGLPFIPTLLAIVGVAWLMVSRVEYPKPRGRLAVAMLSWIVTSMGLLAAWAFEAPGGELLLQTACSLQLVMGAVIPLFATARRVNAFRDNRREARAAEAP; encoded by the coding sequence TTGACCGTGATTGATCCGGAAACACAAGCCCCGACCTGGGTGCCCGAGGCCGACGAGGACGAGGACACCGAGGACATGCCGCTGTCCACGCGGCTGTCGATAGCGGACACGCTCACGCTCGGTAACGCCACGTGCGGCTTCATGGCGGTGTACTTCACCACGACCGGCGTCCTCATCCCGCACATGACGGGCAACGAGGACGGCGGCATGGCGCGGCACAGCGCCGCCACCGCCGTGATGCTGATGCTGCTGGCGTCGGTGTTCGACCTCTTCGACGGCCTGGTGGCCCGCAAGCTGCGCAGCTCGGCGATGGGGGCCGAGCTGGACAACCTCTCCGACCTGATCAGCTTCGGGCTCGCCCCGGCGTACTTCGTCCTCGTCTGGGGCATGGTCGCCGACGGCGCGCACCAGCGGGTCTCGGCGGTGGCGGCGATCGTGGTGCTACTGGCGGTGGTGCTCAGACTCGCGAGATTCTCCTGCGTGACGCTCCGGGACGGCGTCTTCCAGGGCATGCCGAGCCCGTTCGGGGCGCTGACGGTGGTCTCCGTGGTCCTCTTGGGCCTGCCCTTCATCCCGACGCTGCTGGCGATCGTGGGCGTGGCGTGGCTGATGGTGAGCCGCGTGGAGTACCCGAAGCCGCGCGGGCGGCTCGCGGTGGCGATGCTCAGCTGGATCGTCACGAGCATGGGGCTGCTGGCGGCGTGGGCCTTCGAGGCACCGGGCGGCGAGCTGCTGCTCCAGACGGCGTGCTCGCTGCAGCTGGTGATGGGCGCGGTGATCCCGCTGTTCGCGACGGCGCGGCGGGTGAACGCGTTCCGCGACAACCGACGCGAGGCGAGGGCGGCGGAGGCGCCGTAG
- a CDS encoding phosphatidylserine decarboxylase, with translation MPHSSSSAQRDSLFGVRLARGASPWLLPTVASAAVSLTAARARRSGRWAAVAVPTTALAAGMLWFFRDPEREIAQGRVISPADGVVQSIMPWKDGRTRVAIFMSPLNVHVNRAPLAGTVTSVEHIPGGFVPAFNKESENNERVVWHFDTELGDIEMVQIAGAVARRIVPYIPQGTKVEQGERIGLIRFGSRVDIYLPEGVDVAVEVGQATVAGVTRLDRD, from the coding sequence ATGCCCCACAGCTCATCCTCTGCACAACGCGACAGCCTCTTCGGTGTACGCCTCGCGCGCGGAGCATCGCCGTGGCTCCTCCCGACCGTCGCCTCGGCGGCGGTCAGCCTCACGGCCGCCCGCGCCCGGCGCTCCGGGCGCTGGGCAGCCGTCGCCGTGCCCACCACCGCGCTGGCGGCGGGCATGCTGTGGTTCTTCCGCGACCCTGAGCGCGAGATCGCCCAGGGACGTGTCATCTCCCCGGCGGACGGCGTGGTGCAGAGCATCATGCCGTGGAAGGACGGGCGCACCCGCGTCGCGATCTTCATGAGCCCGCTGAACGTCCACGTCAACCGCGCTCCGCTGGCGGGCACGGTGACCTCCGTCGAGCACATCCCCGGCGGTTTCGTTCCGGCGTTCAACAAGGAGAGCGAGAACAACGAGCGTGTCGTCTGGCACTTCGACACCGAGCTCGGCGACATCGAGATGGTGCAGATCGCCGGCGCCGTGGCCCGCCGCATCGTGCCGTACATCCCGCAGGGGACCAAGGTGGAGCAGGGCGAACGCATCGGCCTGATCCGCTTCGGCTCGCGCGTCGACATCTACCTCCCGGAGGGCGTGGACGTCGCGGTCGAGGTGGGACAGGCCACCGTCGCGGGGGTGACTCGCCTTGACCGTGATTGA